In a single window of the Mesorhizobium shangrilense genome:
- a CDS encoding Gfo/Idh/MocA family protein: protein MTRLGFIGAGPIAAQHATAFAAIDGVRLGVCASRSLENAERFRAEHGFAEARTIADFLAKPDVDAIVVVVPAIHMAEVSLLAARTGLPLLMEKPVGMSLEETRNAAALITQPNMVALNRRHYEVIAEGKRLLDEAGGARFVEVHMPEDIKALAGRYGEETLKAWHFGNSVHLIDLFRFFAGEANSVQTNNSVANWWDRSYSGLVDFASGARGLYNAQWYAPGPWRVTAYADNLCIVYAPIEEALVIRSPGRQRSEIRASGPDTRFKPGFFGQALAFVETVRTGMVPAGSADLADYLKSVELIDRLTAG, encoded by the coding sequence ATGACGAGACTGGGATTCATCGGCGCCGGACCGATTGCGGCGCAGCACGCCACGGCGTTTGCCGCCATCGACGGCGTGAGGCTCGGCGTCTGCGCCTCGCGCTCCCTGGAGAATGCCGAGCGCTTCCGTGCCGAGCACGGCTTCGCCGAGGCGCGCACCATCGCCGACTTTCTGGCAAAGCCTGACGTCGACGCGATCGTCGTCGTCGTGCCGGCGATCCACATGGCCGAGGTTTCGCTCCTCGCCGCTCGGACCGGACTGCCGCTCCTCATGGAGAAGCCCGTCGGCATGAGCCTGGAGGAGACACGCAACGCGGCGGCGCTCATCACGCAGCCGAACATGGTGGCGCTCAACCGACGTCACTACGAGGTGATCGCCGAGGGTAAGCGACTTCTCGACGAAGCCGGCGGCGCGCGGTTCGTCGAGGTGCACATGCCTGAGGACATCAAGGCGCTCGCTGGCCGCTATGGCGAGGAGACGCTCAAAGCCTGGCACTTCGGAAACAGCGTGCACCTCATTGATCTCTTCCGTTTCTTTGCCGGCGAAGCAAATTCCGTGCAGACGAACAATTCGGTCGCCAACTGGTGGGACCGATCCTATTCGGGGCTTGTCGATTTCGCGTCTGGGGCGCGAGGCCTCTACAACGCGCAGTGGTACGCGCCAGGGCCGTGGCGGGTGACGGCCTATGCGGACAACCTCTGCATCGTCTATGCGCCGATCGAGGAGGCGCTGGTCATCCGTTCGCCGGGGCGTCAGCGTTCCGAGATCAGGGCATCCGGCCCAGATACGCGCTTCAAGCCGGGTTTCTTCGGACAAGCGCTGGCGTTCGTCGAGACCGTGCGGACAGGCATGGTTCCCGCCGGCTCGGCCGACCTCGCGGACTACCTGAAGTCCGTCGAACTGATCGACCGCCTCACGGCAGGATGA